Proteins encoded by one window of Candidatus Omnitrophota bacterium:
- a CDS encoding DUF134 domain-containing protein, whose translation MPRPFIPRRVCCQPQANYFKPKGIPLDMLREVNLTLDELETIRLADLEGLYQEEAAQKMGISRQTFGNTIDSAHKKIADALLNGKALKIEGGVVKMVERHFVCYDCKHTWSVPYGAPRPVECPQCKSTNIHRAPQDRGWARRGCGGGRGRCGRF comes from the coding sequence ATGCCTAGACCGTTTATTCCCAGAAGAGTATGTTGTCAGCCACAAGCTAATTACTTTAAACCAAAAGGAATTCCTCTTGATATGCTTAGGGAGGTAAATTTAACTTTAGATGAATTAGAGACAATTAGACTGGCAGATTTGGAAGGTTTATATCAAGAGGAGGCAGCACAAAAGATGGGTATTTCGCGTCAGACATTTGGAAATACTATAGATTCTGCCCATAAAAAGATTGCTGATGCTCTTTTAAATGGCAAGGCTTTAAAAATAGAAGGAGGTGTGGTTAAAATGGTGGAGAGACATTTTGTTTGTTATGATTGTAAACATACCTGGTCTGTGCCTTATGGTGCCCCAAGACCTGTTGAATGTCCACAGTGTAAAAGTACAAATATTCACCGAGCTCCTCAAGACAGAGGTTGGGCAAGAAGAGGTTGTGGTGGTGGTCGAGGTAGATGTGGGAGGTTTTAG
- a CDS encoding MBL fold metallo-hydrolase → MQIKAIALGSTRWQRFIRRWGVSFLIDEDILFDTLGKPKVSLNNLKKFKVNLPNIKHIIISHDDWDHISGLWYLLPNQKDVTVYICFGFKQEIKQRIISFGVKLIEVKDMLQIKEKVYSTGELYAESEGRKIYEQSLVIDTGKGLGLICGCAHMGIVNIVKYVRKHFQKNIYWLIGGFHLKNNTDEENSIVIKQLKELGVSKIVPTHCTGKRAIRQMCKIFDSDVIQIKEGDIIEL, encoded by the coding sequence GTGCAGATAAAAGCAATAGCTTTAGGTTCAACAAGATGGCAGCGGTTCATTCGCAGATGGGGTGTTTCGTTTTTAATTGATGAAGATATCCTCTTTGATACATTAGGCAAGCCAAAAGTATCCTTAAACAATCTAAAGAAGTTTAAAGTAAATCTTCCCAACATTAAACACATCATTATTTCCCACGATGATTGGGACCACATTTCAGGGTTGTGGTATCTGCTACCGAACCAAAAAGATGTTACAGTTTATATTTGTTTCGGTTTTAAACAAGAAATAAAACAGAGAATCATTTCTTTTGGGGTAAAACTTATTGAAGTAAAAGATATGCTCCAGATTAAGGAAAAGGTTTATTCTACAGGTGAACTATATGCTGAGTCAGAAGGTAGAAAAATATACGAACAATCCCTTGTGATAGACACAGGTAAGGGGTTAGGGCTGATATGCGGATGTGCGCACATGGGAATAGTAAATATAGTCAAATATGTCAGGAAACATTTTCAAAAAAATATTTACTGGCTTATCGGAGGTTTTCATTTAAAAAATAATACAGATGAAGAAAATAGCATTGTTATAAAACAGTTAAAAGAACTAGGCGTTTCTAAAATCGTTCCTACACACTGTACAGGAAAAAGAGCAATTAGACAGATGTGCAAAATATTTGACTCTGATGTTATTCAAATAAAAGAAGGAGATATTATAGAATTGTGA
- the truD gene encoding tRNA pseudouridine(13) synthase TruD produces MKIKVKPEDFIVDEEAKIEFKRNGKFKVYLLTKKGFNTIDVFINLSKKFNIPFKKFAYGGRKDRYGLTTQYITVEGIRLKDVIEKSFKLSYLGDTDRPMGPDLILANEFKITIRDLQEEEIEHALRQLEFVKEYGYPNYFDDQRFGNYSRQQGFFAERLVKGEFNGSLKVYLTAVHPQDKKAEKWRKQLFFNNWRDWHKCLNLAKTSFEKEVFFVLLKGGNKSFLSALNLIPKDELSILISSYQAYLWNQLVERVVRFYNKDLLECRGNYWSYFFTTLMRNLTI; encoded by the coding sequence ATGAAAATAAAAGTAAAGCCAGAAGATTTTATTGTAGATGAGGAAGCAAAAATTGAATTTAAGAGAAACGGCAAGTTTAAAGTTTATCTTTTGACTAAGAAAGGATTTAACACTATTGATGTGTTTATTAATTTGTCAAAAAAATTTAATATTCCCTTTAAGAAATTCGCCTACGGCGGAAGAAAGGATAGATATGGGTTGACTACGCAGTACATTACTGTCGAAGGCATTAGATTAAAAGATGTAATAGAGAAATCATTTAAATTAAGTTATCTTGGAGACACAGATAGGCCGATGGGGCCGGATTTAATTCTGGCAAATGAATTTAAAATAACCATACGTGACCTGCAAGAAGAAGAAATAGAGCATGCTCTACGACAATTAGAATTTGTCAAAGAATACGGCTATCCTAATTACTTTGATGACCAGAGATTTGGTAATTATTCTCGGCAACAGGGTTTTTTTGCGGAGAGATTAGTAAAAGGCGAATTTAACGGGTCTTTAAAAGTTTATCTTACCGCTGTTCATCCCCAAGACAAAAAAGCAGAGAAATGGCGAAAGCAACTATTCTTCAATAACTGGAGGGATTGGCATAAATGTTTGAATCTAGCAAAGACGAGTTTTGAGAAAGAAGTTTTTTTCGTTCTTTTGAAAGGGGGAAATAAATCTTTCTTAAGTGCTCTAAATCTAATTCCTAAGGATGAATTGAGTATACTCATATCTTCTTATCAGGCTTATCTCTGGAATCAGTTGGTAGAAAGAGTGGTTAGGTTTTATAACAAGGATTTATTAGAATGCCGGGGAAATTACTGGAGTTATTTTTTTACAACTCTAATGAGAAATTTGACCATCTAA
- a CDS encoding YdbL family protein, giving the protein MKKMFLFLCVIFIFGCASVAVKAPKEPIKIDITMRLDIYQHVQKDINMIEDMISGGSSKTDKIKNETKSSFFLGVAFAEEEFLTPEVAEAVSRRRSRTEQLNILKREGIIGENRLGLLDIRETGKADNNLGNLIKEENNDRMIIYKAIANKNNISIEEVQKLYSGRLQKDSPSGTPIEIFNASKGSYEWSIK; this is encoded by the coding sequence ATGAAAAAGATGTTTTTGTTTCTATGCGTTATTTTTATCTTTGGCTGTGCCAGCGTTGCCGTAAAAGCACCGAAGGAGCCAATCAAAATAGATATTACCATGCGTCTGGACATATATCAACATGTACAGAAGGATATCAATATGATTGAGGATATGATTTCTGGAGGGAGCAGCAAGACTGATAAAATTAAAAATGAGACGAAATCAAGCTTTTTCTTGGGAGTTGCTTTTGCCGAAGAGGAGTTCTTGACCCCTGAGGTAGCGGAGGCGGTTTCCCGAAGGCGTAGCAGGACAGAACAGTTGAATATCTTGAAGAGAGAAGGCATAATTGGTGAGAATCGTTTAGGGTTGTTGGATATAAGGGAGACAGGAAAAGCCGATAATAATTTAGGCAATTTAATCAAGGAAGAAAATAATGACCGGATGATTATCTATAAAGCGATTGCCAATAAAAACAATATTTCTATAGAAGAAGTGCAAAAATTGTATAGTGGGCGTCTGCAAAAAGATTCTCCTTCGGGCACACCCATTGAAATTTTTAATGCCTCAAAAGGTAGTTATGAATGGAGCATTAAGTAA
- a CDS encoding response regulator, with the protein MAKKRILIVDDEPDIRDVLRIVLEAEGYEVTEAGDGEEGLDKVSKRPPDLIIIDFMMPKLNGPEVCRAIKKDILLRHIPIIMLTGRGETADKIKGIDSGADDYIVKPFEPMELVARVKMVMRRTEIDLDANPLTHLPGNVSIQNELENRIRENKNFAVCYIDLDKFKVFNDRYGFERGDRAIQETARVLIKGTEARGNKEDFIGHIGGDDFIIITTPDKVDTLCPYIIKEFDKMVPELYDEEDRSKGYILGKDRKGNPLQTPLMTISIAVVTNEKRKLSHVAEIAQIGAELKEYAKSLEGSNYVKERRGT; encoded by the coding sequence ATGGCTAAAAAAAGAATTCTTATTGTTGACGACGAACCAGATATCAGGGATGTATTGAGAATAGTGCTGGAAGCAGAAGGTTATGAAGTTACCGAAGCAGGTGACGGCGAAGAGGGTTTGGATAAGGTATCGAAAAGACCTCCGGATTTAATCATCATTGATTTCATGATGCCTAAACTTAACGGACCGGAAGTCTGCCGTGCCATAAAAAAAGATATCCTCTTAAGACATATCCCTATCATTATGCTTACCGGACGAGGAGAAACAGCCGATAAAATAAAAGGAATAGATTCAGGAGCGGATGATTATATTGTCAAACCCTTTGAACCTATGGAATTGGTAGCCCGTGTAAAGATGGTTATGCGCAGGACAGAGATAGATTTAGATGCCAATCCTCTGACTCATCTACCGGGGAATGTCTCAATACAAAATGAGCTTGAAAATCGCATCAGAGAGAATAAAAATTTTGCGGTTTGCTATATAGACCTTGATAAATTCAAAGTATTCAATGACCGCTATGGTTTTGAACGTGGAGACAGGGCAATTCAGGAGACTGCAAGAGTCTTAATTAAAGGAACAGAAGCCAGAGGAAATAAAGAAGATTTCATCGGGCATATTGGAGGAGATGACTTTATAATCATTACTACTCCCGATAAAGTTGATACCCTTTGCCCTTACATCATCAAGGAATTTGATAAGATGGTCCCTGAACTATATGATGAGGAAGACCGCTCAAAGGGATACATTTTAGGAAAAGACAGAAAAGGTAATCCTCTGCAAACTCCCCTTATGACGATTTCCATTGCGGTAGTAACCAATGAAAAACGCAAACTCTCCCATGTGGCAGAAATTGCCCAGATCGGTGCAGAATTAAAAGAATATGCCAAATCTCTGGAAGGGTCAAACTATGTAAAGGAAAGAAGAGGAACATAA
- a CDS encoding GAF domain-containing sensor histidine kinase, whose translation MGVKTSILFITAVLSIIASIFLNQIFGPYAGEIMRILILVAFFLTALWMIEAEERKRKVSEVAFEKLRQAYNELDEQAKLIVRTDLQLNKIQQELDKKINGLYTLHELGRSINMTFDIEEVFNSIKENFIHKLGFEKFLIITLDEETKKLKCRHWIGFVEEDISQFKKKIEDHSQFKNIIREGKSILVERPELANSEEKELIELLKIRSLIIVPIYLKEIVIGIVVMGNESLYSRVTEGDVELISILANQIAQGIENSRLYEQLWHSYQELEVRVKERTKELAKANEELKKLNQIKSEFVAAVAHELRTPLTSIKGYASILATGKLGEIAPVQKERLERIDRQSSELAKLINDLLDISRIEAGKVGMDIKEIPLKELLNNVLELINPQIEEKNIELKLEVQDNINTIFADYDHLRRVFINILGNAIKFTPLKGKIYINIKREDGFIRTDISDTGIGISPEDLPKLFTEFFRADNPINREKKGTGLGLSLCKKIIEAHKGKIWADSTLGKGTTFSFTIPEKQRPNLVK comes from the coding sequence ATGGGTGTAAAGACAAGCATTTTGTTTATCACCGCAGTACTCAGCATCATCGCCAGTATTTTCCTCAATCAAATCTTTGGCCCCTATGCCGGAGAGATAATGCGTATCTTAATCCTTGTAGCATTTTTCCTTACCGCCTTATGGATGATTGAAGCGGAGGAAAGAAAAAGAAAAGTAAGTGAAGTCGCTTTTGAGAAGTTGCGCCAGGCATATAACGAATTGGATGAACAGGCAAAACTGATCGTAAGAACAGACCTACAGCTAAACAAGATACAACAGGAACTGGATAAGAAAATAAACGGACTCTACACGCTACATGAGCTGGGAAGAAGCATAAATATGACCTTTGATATAGAGGAGGTTTTTAATTCTATTAAAGAAAATTTCATTCATAAACTCGGTTTTGAGAAATTCCTCATCATTACATTAGACGAAGAAACAAAGAAGTTAAAATGCAGACATTGGATAGGCTTTGTGGAAGAAGACATTTCCCAATTTAAGAAAAAGATAGAAGACCATTCCCAATTCAAAAATATTATCCGAGAAGGTAAATCTATTCTCGTAGAAAGACCGGAACTTGCCAATTCTGAAGAAAAAGAATTGATAGAACTCTTAAAAATTCGTTCCTTAATCATTGTGCCCATATATCTAAAAGAAATTGTAATCGGTATAGTAGTCATGGGCAATGAATCGCTTTATTCCCGAGTAACAGAAGGAGATGTAGAACTTATCTCTATCTTAGCAAACCAGATTGCACAGGGTATAGAAAACTCCCGCCTCTATGAACAACTCTGGCATTCTTATCAGGAATTGGAAGTACGGGTAAAAGAAAGGACAAAAGAACTGGCAAAAGCAAACGAGGAACTAAAAAAACTTAACCAAATAAAATCGGAGTTTGTAGCAGCAGTCGCCCATGAATTGCGCACACCCCTTACCTCTATCAAAGGATACGCCTCGATACTTGCTACAGGAAAGTTAGGTGAAATTGCTCCCGTCCAGAAGGAACGCCTGGAAAGAATTGACCGACAATCTTCGGAACTGGCAAAGTTAATCAATGACCTATTGGATATATCCCGCATTGAAGCAGGTAAAGTGGGGATGGACATTAAAGAAATTCCCTTAAAAGAACTTTTGAACAATGTTTTGGAACTAATTAATCCTCAAATCGAAGAGAAAAACATTGAATTAAAGTTAGAAGTTCAGGATAACATCAATACTATCTTCGCCGATTATGACCATCTAAGAAGAGTATTTATAAATATTCTGGGCAATGCAATAAAGTTTACGCCTCTTAAAGGTAAGATATATATAAATATAAAGCGAGAAGACGGCTTTATAAGAACGGATATTTCCGATACGGGAATTGGAATCTCTCCTGAGGACCTTCCAAAACTGTTTACGGAATTCTTCCGTGCAGATAATCCCATAAATCGGGAGAAGAAAGGAACAGGATTGGGACTTTCACTTTGTAAAAAAATCATTGAGGCGCATAAAGGAAAAATATGGGCAGATTCCACTTTAGGAAAAGGAACCACCTTCAGTTTTACTATACCCGAAAAACAAAGACCAAATTTGGTTAAATAA